One Prosthecobacter dejongeii DNA window includes the following coding sequences:
- a CDS encoding glycosyltransferase family 2 protein: MPYPLSIAIISKNEEANLRRCLASTVGLAEEIVIVDSGSTDGTAAVAAEYGARFAYQEWLGFSDQKNLCNSFCTQPWILALDCDEELSPELLASIRAFFDQGLASRFDAAWMARRVWFLGRWIRHGDWYPDKKVRLFRRDKGRWEGHENSQVHERLVVDGPHTTLKGDLYHYSFTDMAHYLDKHLVYTDVFADHEKASGRGWSVVAVAFRPWWRFVRAYLLRRGFLDGFPGFWIAVATAFFTFMRYSRAYEAKLAQKSAK, from the coding sequence ATGCCGTACCCGCTTTCCATCGCCATCATCTCTAAAAATGAGGAGGCCAATCTGCGCCGCTGCCTAGCCAGCACGGTGGGTTTGGCGGAGGAAATCGTGATCGTGGACAGTGGCAGCACCGATGGAACCGCCGCTGTGGCTGCCGAGTACGGCGCACGTTTTGCCTACCAGGAGTGGCTGGGGTTTTCAGATCAAAAGAACCTCTGCAACAGCTTTTGCACCCAACCCTGGATCTTAGCCCTGGATTGTGATGAAGAACTTTCACCCGAGTTGTTAGCCTCCATCCGCGCTTTTTTTGACCAGGGCTTGGCCAGCCGTTTTGACGCTGCTTGGATGGCCCGGCGCGTTTGGTTCCTTGGCCGCTGGATTCGTCATGGCGACTGGTACCCGGACAAAAAGGTGCGCCTGTTCCGGCGCGACAAGGGGCGCTGGGAAGGCCATGAAAATAGCCAGGTGCATGAGCGACTGGTGGTGGACGGGCCACACACCACGCTGAAGGGGGATCTTTATCATTACTCCTTCACCGACATGGCTCACTACCTGGACAAACATTTGGTTTATACCGATGTCTTTGCCGATCATGAAAAGGCGTCTGGACGCGGCTGGTCCGTGGTGGCTGTGGCCTTCAGGCCCTGGTGGCGCTTTGTCCGCGCTTATCTTTTGCGGCGCGGTTTTCTGGATGGGTTCCCCGGATTTTGGATCGCTGTGGCGACTGCTTTTTTTACCTTCATGCGCTACAGCCGGGCTTATGAGGCGAAGCTAGCCCAAAAGTCAGCGAAATAA